Within the Malus sylvestris chromosome 4, drMalSylv7.2, whole genome shotgun sequence genome, the region tgttggattttttttatcgATTATTTTTGGTAAATAATACTGGTAAGAATTAAGAGATTATCAAATTTATCTTTCTTACCAAATTTATCTTTAATTATGTTGCTCTATTATTAGAGGAGTAGGGTTCAAACTCGAGATCTTAAGGGTAAAAAGGAAAGTAACATTCAATAAGAGTACTAGCTAACTTAATTATTGATTAAGTACTTGTTTGTTATCTTAATTATGGTTTTTGTTTAACAAACGATAGTTTTTATACTAAGAGAGACGAGATGAGCTTAATCTCACAATAgattagcaataatgtaattcaaattcgtctttggcataaatcgaacctaagacctctcacttataaatgaaaatgAATACTGCTATACCGTAGTACTAGGTAGCTATCTTAATTATGTTTAAACTTGTCAACGTTAGTTCTTTCTGGTCTACTCCTAAGCTTGGGAATGGAAAGAAAATGCTTACCTTCAGAAGGAAAGATTCTTGCATACAACCAACGATACATTCCTCTCTTCCTAGTCACCTGAAGAGCAGTATATAAGGAGAGGAATGCATCGTTGGAGGACAGCCAGGAATCTCCCGCTCAAAAACTACCCCCAACAGATGAGGCAAGAAAACCAGACCCTTGAGAAAATGTGACAGAAACTTATCCCCAATGACTTATGCCTCGAGGAAGCATTGCCAAAATGCAAAAAATTGTAATCATCCAATGGAAAAACTGGGAGGTTATTTCTTCAAGTTTATACATTTTGAGTTGACGAAAGTATAAAGTATAACAGAGCTGTATATGCGGCAAAGTGCGATGACTTTGCACCAAGGATTGTAAATCAACTGTCTAACCTGACATAGATCATTGCCCTCAAccataaacataaaatttaagaaAGAATATACTTTCCTTTGCTCAATCAATTTTCTCAAGGCTCCCTGAACTTTCTATCTGAGGATTGCCAGTGCTGATCCGAGGATTGCCAGTGCTGATCTGAGGGCTGCCAGTAATGTTCTGAGGATTTCCAGTAATGTTCTGAGGGGTTCCGGTAATGTTCTGGGGGTTTCCAGTAATGTTCTGGGGGTTTCCGGTAATGTTCTGAGGGTTTCCGGTAATGTTCTGAGAGTTGTCGGTGCTGTCTTGAGGGTTTTGGGTGCTATTCTGAGGGTTGTCGTTGCTGTCCTGAGGGTTTTGGGTGCTGTTCTGAGAGTTGTTGGTGCTGTCTCGTGGGTTTTGGGTGCTGTTCTGAGGGTTGTCGTTGCTGTCCTGAGGGTTTCTGCTGCTATAATGTGGGCTTCCGGCTTGAGCACAGGTAATGGCTGGGGTAGAATCCATAAGACTGGCAGCTATAGCAGCTTTCAAATCCTCATCTTCCATTTCTGAAAGCAAATCTGCTTCCTCATTTGATAGAAATTGTGCTGAAGATTGTGGATTCAAATTTGTTCTTTCAGGCTGAGCATTTGTGGAGTTGCAGGATTTATTTATCCTCTCAGCATCTTCAGGTGAAAGCCACTGCCCATAACCATTAGAAGCTTCGGAGGATGAGATGGGACACTCTTTTGGGAAGTTGCCTCTCACCAGGAAAATGCTCCAACCCGAGCCTTTTAGTGTGTCCAGATAGGCTGAAAGGTAAAACTTTGAGAGGTGCAATGGAGCCGCATAAAGACTGTCGAAGTTATACCACTCTCCACTCACTTTCCGGATACAAAACCAATGATCCTGCAAATGACAGATAAATGCATTTTCAAGCTCAGGATCTATCTGGGCGGGCTCAGCAACCGGAGAATCAAGGGGGATGACCTGCAGATCCCAAACCTCTAAAGCCCTTTGTAGAACCTGCGAATGAAAACTTCAATGGTTTGCAAATCATGGAAATTCTGGAATCTTTTGCAAAGCAATAATCatgataaaaaataatgaaactGCAACCTGTTGTTACAATCAAAGCTTAAAagtaaattaaccaaaaaagaaCCAACTACATACTTGTATATAACCACTAACTTTGTTTGGCAGCATAAAATGATAAGGAAATTCAGTACAAAGCTAAATTACTAATATATGAACTCGGTATGGAATGGAATCACACCCAGCAAAATAAAATGCTACGgaactaaaaatatttccaaattTAGTAATTACTATTTTGCAAATGAGGAAACCCGAAGGCAAATCCATTTCAACGTAATAACATATAAAATAAGTCCATATAAAAGAACCTAATTAATAGCTTGTTTTGCTTTTCCATTGTCATATATCCATACAATTCATCGCCAATTAGGGTAACCACAATCTGCTCATGCTGGGGGAAGTTGTACTCTCCATGGGTGTATCAAAACATGTCGAAGCGTAATCATCACGAAGTATATAGGACCAAGTCGCTTACAAGCTTCCattggtgaaataaatcaacatcaaaaccaaaaaatacCCTTGGAGGAAGCACATTTTCCACCAGAGATTTGTGACTGGGAGACACAGGGTTAAGGCCATGACAAAGTAAAGTGTAGTAGTATTGGTACTCTTGAATTTTTCATGCaagtgaaaaataataaaactgaagaacaaagaataatTCAGTACGAACATTTGCATATGTTCACTCAGCATTAACAGATTGACTTACTAAGGCATCGTAATGACCTCAACTTCATCATTCATACAATACTACACCCGTAAATTGTTCTATCCCTCATTTAAAACATCCCATATGTATACATATCCAATTTGTACAGACACGCATACATAGGGGAATAATCAAGTGAAAAGCCTTTCATCCAAGTTAGTCTTACTAAAATACAGGTCTGGCATATTAGCACAATACAGCTTCATCCTTGCCTCTTAAACCTAGATAGTTAATACCACAAAACACGTGGCCACGCACATGCgcacgcgcacacacacatataaaagTAAACAGCTAATCAAAAGTAATTGGTGATCGAGTCCTTTGGTACACGTGgccacacacacaaacacatggAAGCCAAGAACTAATCATAGTACTCAATAATCAAGTTGTTTGGTACTGCTAGTTAACCGGTACTATCAGCTCTAGTATGAAACAACCACGTGACAAGCTTTTCTTGGCCAAAAATTATTCAAGGCATACGTCCCCCGGAAAGCCATGCCAAGATCAACCTCAATTCAACATGGCTCCAGTTATATTCCAGAAACCCTCCCTTGCACTCAAAGAATAAAATTACCACACCACTCCTCCTTATAACATTACAAAGGTTCAAGAACCACCTAATCAATCTTTTGTAAAGCCAAATCCCAGTGCTTTTCTCCTGGTGGAATAATGGAATTAACTAATACAAATCCCATGACAAGAAAACCCAGATGGAAAGCATCATATattcataaacattcataaacaaTTAACAAACAGAGAATCATATattcaaaatgtttcaaagaaaaaacaaaagactcTACTTTTCCCCCCTAGCTCAAACGTTAAATTCAAAAACCCAATAACCCAATGCAACAAAGATTACTATACCACTGAATCAAACGTTAAAATCACAGACTAACTCTGTCGAAAGTGTTCCAAAGTATACAATaaatcagtaaaaaaaaaatttaaaagcaaATTTAAGTTACAGTGAAAAATTAAAACAGACAATGTCGATACCTCCAAACAGAAAAATCGAAACTTTGCTTAAAGACGGAAGaaataattgaaatttgagGATTAGAATTGGAATTGGGACCTAACCTGAATACTGAAATCGCCGTCCAAGGAGACGTTGTGAGACTCCTCGGAGAGGAAATCGCCGGCGTGTGAGCCGCCCTCGACGAGCATCATCTGCCGCTCCTTCCGATCGAGATCGGAGGCGAGCGCCGCCAAATCAAATTCGGAGAAGAAAGGACCCTGCAGCACCGTGTTCACGCAATGCACGGCGCAGAGCTTCGACTCTTGTACCTCGTGGTACAACATCCCTCCGTTGCTCGCCCCTTccatcgtaaaaaaaaatccccaaattACAAAAAACGGAAACCCTAGATTCTCACAATCTTCGTGTCTGAGAATTGAGTAGAAACTGGATTGAAGATTTGCGGGAGAAGGGCGTAAAAGGATTGAAGATTGAGGAATTGACAGGAAAAATACCAATTTTGCgttttatttacattttaattattttatttatttaataatatggAATTGGGAGTTTAACGTTTTATATGTGACGAGGGCGTTTTGGTGAGAAACCACGTGCATGACACGTGTAAAGACTCGCGAGGACAAGGTTCGTTTCTTCCtgctttttgtattttttatgtttttgctcGAAGTGGGAAGGAAGATCTAAATCCAATCCATTTCAAGGATCCAAATATGTCAATGTATTTTGTACTTCGATTCGAATCCGGATCCTtatcggattctctttgtgaggatccgaAGATTCGTGAATTATATCCGTTCGTCGTACATCGTAtaatcagaaat harbors:
- the LOC126619891 gene encoding ataxin-3 homolog produces the protein MEGASNGGMLYHEVQESKLCAVHCVNTVLQGPFFSEFDLAALASDLDRKERQMMLVEGGSHAGDFLSEESHNVSLDGDFSIQVLQRALEVWDLQVIPLDSPVAEPAQIDPELENAFICHLQDHWFCIRKVSGEWYNFDSLYAAPLHLSKFYLSAYLDTLKGSGWSIFLVRGNFPKECPISSSEASNGYGQWLSPEDAERINKSCNSTNAQPERTNLNPQSSAQFLSNEEADLLSEMEDEDLKAAIAASLMDSTPAITCAQAGSPHYSSRNPQDSNDNPQNSTQNPRDSTNNSQNSTQNPQDSNDNPQNSTQNPQDSTDNSQNITGNPQNITGNPQNITGNPQNITGTPQNITGNPQNITGSPQISTGNPRISTGNPQIESSGSLEKID